A genomic segment from Actinomyces lilanjuaniae encodes:
- a CDS encoding L-ribulose-5-phosphate 3-epimerase, with protein MGPVSTGSTDSTGPARSTGGAASAGTRTSSTVSTASAASEVTLGIYEKALVGTTDWDELFSQVRAAGFSFTDLSVDESDERLARLGWSSPRRRRVAQAAADTGVRIGGVCLSAHRRFGPGSADPAVRDQARSIYHQGIDLCVDLGASVLQVAGYFAHGEPRDPQARSRYVDMLGEVLPHAAEAGVILGIENVDGHDIAAVQDVVAVLDELPSPWLQAYADIGNIAEHGGDAATELTSGLTRIVALHLKDVRPGEPRRVPMGQGVTDFDGAFATLAAARWSGRMMIEMWNDDAEDSLERCVAARHFIEDRLDRAGISVRTPRWEAAA; from the coding sequence GTGGGACCGGTGAGTACCGGGAGCACCGACAGCACAGGCCCCGCCAGGAGCACCGGCGGGGCGGCCTCCGCTGGCACCCGCACCTCCAGCACAGTCAGCACGGCTAGTGCAGCCAGCGAGGTGACCCTCGGTATCTACGAGAAGGCCCTGGTCGGCACCACCGACTGGGACGAGCTGTTCAGCCAGGTACGCGCGGCGGGGTTCAGCTTCACTGATCTCTCCGTGGACGAGTCCGACGAGCGTCTGGCCCGCCTGGGCTGGTCCTCCCCACGGCGTCGCCGGGTGGCGCAGGCCGCCGCGGACACAGGGGTGCGCATCGGCGGCGTGTGCCTGAGCGCGCACCGACGCTTCGGCCCGGGCTCCGCCGACCCTGCGGTGCGGGACCAGGCCCGCAGCATCTACCACCAAGGCATCGACCTGTGCGTGGACCTGGGCGCATCCGTGCTCCAGGTAGCCGGGTACTTCGCCCACGGCGAGCCCCGGGACCCGCAGGCCCGTAGCCGCTACGTCGACATGCTGGGCGAGGTGCTGCCCCACGCGGCGGAGGCGGGCGTCATCCTCGGGATCGAGAACGTCGACGGCCACGACATCGCCGCCGTCCAGGACGTCGTCGCCGTTCTCGACGAGCTGCCCTCCCCCTGGCTCCAGGCCTACGCCGACATCGGCAACATCGCGGAGCACGGTGGTGACGCCGCCACCGAGCTGACCTCCGGGCTGACACGCATCGTCGCCCTGCACCTCAAGGACGTCCGCCCTGGGGAGCCGCGACGCGTCCCCATGGGTCAGGGCGTCACCGACTTCGACGGTGCCTTCGCCACCCTGGCCGCCGCCCGCTGGAGCGGACGCATGATGATCGAGATGTGGAACGACGACGCCGAGGACTCCCTGGAGCGCTGCGTGGCGGCCCGGCACTTCATCGAGGACCGGCTTGACCGCGCAGGCATCTCGGTGCGTACGCCCCGGTGGGAGGCAGCCGCATGA
- a CDS encoding sugar kinase — protein MTDTVTATTTIATVGTSNDTATTAARYGPRDGAQAAFDLTTIGEGQIRLTCERGDRLASARHLRMSAAGSEANVAGLLSQLGRRTSWATKLPQGELTHRILSEYRSVGVDLSHVVLTQHGRVAQYFLEPGEYPLPGRVTYDRLYTPFRDIEPADFNWDSLLDTRVVFLTGITAALTQRTAEVVRYFADAAQERGIAIALDVNFRSLLWDGDQARSVLEPIARSASILFCSRADAQVVFGLTHSEGVQVCRSVRELLGPPVVVSTDAARGTYLSTAEGDQAFEIEQVPIVDRPGAGDSFVAGTLHGWLDGDVSRGIATGLRTASLALTHHGDLTRVPPGELDLALSGDIVR, from the coding sequence ATGACAGACACAGTAACCGCCACCACGACCATCGCCACAGTCGGCACCAGCAATGACACAGCAACCACGGCAGCACGGTACGGACCCCGTGACGGCGCCCAGGCCGCCTTCGACCTGACCACGATCGGCGAGGGCCAGATCCGCCTCACCTGCGAGCGCGGGGACCGCCTCGCCTCCGCCCGGCACCTGCGGATGAGCGCAGCGGGCTCGGAGGCCAACGTCGCCGGCCTGCTCAGCCAGCTGGGACGACGTACCTCGTGGGCCACCAAGCTGCCCCAGGGCGAGCTGACCCACAGGATCCTCAGCGAGTACCGCTCGGTAGGCGTGGACCTGTCCCACGTCGTCCTGACCCAGCACGGCCGCGTCGCCCAGTACTTTCTGGAGCCGGGCGAGTACCCGCTTCCGGGCAGGGTCACCTACGACCGCCTGTACACCCCGTTCCGCGACATCGAGCCAGCCGACTTCAACTGGGACAGTCTCCTGGACACCCGCGTGGTGTTCCTGACCGGCATCACGGCCGCCCTGACGCAGCGCACGGCAGAGGTGGTGCGCTACTTCGCTGACGCCGCCCAGGAGCGGGGTATCGCCATCGCCCTCGACGTCAACTTCCGCTCCCTCCTGTGGGACGGAGACCAGGCCCGCTCCGTGCTGGAGCCCATCGCCCGCTCCGCCTCGATCCTGTTCTGCTCACGGGCGGACGCACAGGTGGTCTTCGGCCTCACCCACAGCGAGGGGGTCCAGGTCTGCCGCTCCGTGCGCGAGCTTCTGGGCCCGCCCGTCGTCGTGTCCACCGATGCCGCGCGAGGGACCTACCTGTCCACCGCTGAGGGCGACCAGGCCTTCGAGATCGAGCAGGTGCCCATCGTGGACCGTCCCGGTGCCGGCGACTCCTTCGTGGCCGGCACCCTCCATGGGTGGCTCGACGGCGACGTCTCCCGAGGTATCGCAACCGGCCTGCGCACAGCCTCCCTGGCCCTGACCCACCACGGCGACCTGACTCGTGTGCCTCCCGGTGAGCTGGACCTGGCCCTCAGCGGGGACATCGTGCGCTAG
- a CDS encoding phosphotriesterase family protein, whose product MAHTALARTIAGDVDPTTLGVVNAHDHLIRNGAGEVYIDPDHQLDDVDKAVEEAGRFVSASRRWAQAGTVVDMCPANCGRDLERLAEVGRRVPDLHIIASTGFHREKVYLETRSHWVSRYSVDQIANLLIADIREGIDRHDYSGPIVERTPYKAGVIKVATSYGVITDFERTCMRAAALASIETGAPINTHTTFGTCGLEQARELIGMGVPADQIAIGHIQRNADVYYLRQILDTGAWLEIDGTYRIKYQPDTNRIMELRELGELGYGKRILLGTDSGKRSYQKAYGSVTGVDFNPAVDGPRMLEEGFDPSYVQDLLVGNGQRFFTMRKDVRGDQS is encoded by the coding sequence ATGGCGCACACGGCGCTCGCACGAACCATTGCCGGGGACGTGGACCCCACCACCCTGGGGGTGGTCAACGCCCACGACCACCTCATCCGTAACGGTGCAGGCGAGGTCTACATCGACCCCGACCACCAGCTGGACGACGTCGACAAGGCGGTAGAGGAGGCTGGTCGCTTCGTGTCGGCGTCAAGGCGCTGGGCCCAGGCCGGCACCGTCGTCGACATGTGCCCGGCCAACTGCGGCCGGGACCTGGAGCGTCTGGCCGAGGTAGGGCGGCGCGTACCCGACCTGCACATCATCGCCTCCACCGGCTTCCACCGGGAAAAGGTCTACCTGGAGACCCGCAGCCACTGGGTAAGCCGCTACAGCGTGGACCAGATCGCGAACCTGCTCATCGCCGACATCCGCGAGGGCATCGACCGCCACGACTACTCCGGCCCGATCGTGGAGCGCACGCCCTACAAGGCAGGAGTCATCAAGGTCGCCACCTCCTACGGCGTGATCACCGACTTCGAGCGCACGTGCATGCGAGCAGCCGCGCTCGCCTCGATCGAGACGGGCGCCCCGATCAACACCCACACCACCTTCGGCACCTGCGGCCTGGAGCAGGCTCGCGAGCTCATCGGTATGGGCGTCCCGGCCGACCAGATCGCCATCGGCCACATCCAGCGCAACGCCGACGTCTACTACCTGCGCCAGATCCTGGACACCGGGGCGTGGCTGGAGATCGACGGGACCTACCGCATCAAGTACCAGCCCGACACCAACCGGATCATGGAGCTGCGCGAGCTGGGCGAGCTGGGCTACGGCAAGCGCATCCTCCTGGGCACCGACTCAGGCAAGCGCTCCTACCAGAAGGCCTACGGGTCTGTGACCGGTGTGGACTTTAACCCCGCCGTGGACGGCCCCCGTATGCTGGAGGAGGGCTTCGACCCCTCCTACGTCCAGGACCTGCTTGTGGGTAACGGTCAGCGCTTCTTCACGATGAGGAAGGACGTGAGGGGGGACCAGTCATGA
- a CDS encoding sugar-binding transcriptional regulator has product MCAAGVDRNRIRLLLEVSRMYWEEGADQAEVARRTGYSRSTVSRLLAQARRTGVVTVQVSHPIERLTEIEDRLVSAYGLRAVRVTEQAGDQLGAQAAQLLLEHCRPTSVIAVSNGREVGSVVRSLPQRSWPRSLVVQMLGLVGQSSGLEDGPDICRDMAMRLGGSHQALPVPLVFDTVQAADAMRREEQVVITLELAARSDVALTGVGAVEKGAVSPILRRWMTPELVEQCARAGAVAHICGHHIDARGAHVRTPVCRRTVCLEPDRLREVPLVIGVAHGWHKVEAIRAVLRGGYLSGLVTDEATAAAVLGDR; this is encoded by the coding sequence ATGTGCGCAGCAGGTGTTGACCGGAACCGGATCCGGCTGCTCCTGGAGGTGTCGCGGATGTACTGGGAGGAGGGGGCGGACCAGGCGGAGGTAGCCAGGCGTACCGGCTACTCACGCTCCACGGTCTCCCGGCTCCTGGCCCAGGCGCGCCGGACAGGTGTGGTGACGGTGCAGGTGTCCCATCCGATCGAGCGACTCACTGAGATCGAGGACCGGCTGGTGTCCGCCTACGGCCTGCGCGCGGTGCGGGTGACGGAGCAGGCAGGGGACCAGCTGGGCGCCCAGGCGGCGCAGCTGCTCCTGGAGCACTGCCGACCGACCTCGGTCATTGCGGTCTCCAACGGTCGTGAGGTCGGGTCGGTGGTGCGCTCGCTCCCCCAGCGCTCCTGGCCGCGCAGCCTGGTGGTGCAGATGCTGGGACTGGTCGGGCAGTCCAGCGGGCTGGAGGACGGACCCGACATCTGCCGGGACATGGCGATGCGGCTGGGGGGCAGCCATCAGGCGCTGCCGGTCCCGCTCGTGTTTGACACCGTCCAGGCCGCGGACGCGATGCGCCGGGAGGAGCAGGTGGTCATCACCCTGGAGCTGGCGGCCCGAAGCGACGTGGCTCTGACCGGGGTGGGGGCCGTGGAGAAAGGAGCGGTCAGCCCGATCCTACGCAGGTGGATGACTCCAGAGCTTGTCGAGCAGTGCGCGCGGGCAGGTGCGGTGGCCCATATCTGCGGGCACCACATCGACGCTCGCGGGGCACACGTCCGCACCCCTGTGTGCCGACGTACCGTCTGCCTGGAGCCGGACCGGCTGCGGGAGGTTCCACTGGTCATCGGGGTGGCACACGGTTGGCACAAGGTGGAGGCGATCCGAGCGGTGCTGCGGGGAGGGTACCTCTCCGGACTCGTTACCGACGAGGCCACCGCCGCAGCCGTTCTTGGCGACCGGTAG
- a CDS encoding cytochrome ubiquinol oxidase subunit I, producing MVIAPLALDSLDLARWQFGITTVYHFILVPLTIGLSPMVALMEALWLRTRNEQWLVAAKFFGKILLINFALGVATGLVQEFQFGMNWSEYSRFVGNIFGAPLAFEALLAFFMESTFLGLWIFGWDRLSPRLHNLCMWAVAAGTNFSAFFILAANSWMQHPVGTVINPDTGRAELDGLSGFAAVLSNPILWTTATHVITSAFLVAGAVVLGVSVWWMTRAARAGQDYEARHLWRRTTRLGATVMLVAGLATAVSGHFQGHLVTEEQPAKMAAAEGLCHTESRAPFTAVAFGDCDTGMTRFISVPGVYSFMATNDVNAEVTGLVDAQQMYSDYVQAHEPGAAETDYTPNVMITFWSFRLMIALGMASVGIGALALWLLRSDRLITRPWLGRAALWTMWLPFVACSFGWIFTEMGRQPWVIVPNLADPVSQVYMRTADGVSTAASAGTVLASVTIFTLLYAALGVVWFMLLRRYVREGVRTQRPPADQEHGSDAAAPALLSFDY from the coding sequence ATGGTCATCGCACCGCTGGCGCTGGACTCCCTCGACCTGGCTCGCTGGCAGTTCGGCATCACGACCGTCTACCACTTCATCCTCGTGCCTCTCACCATCGGCCTGTCCCCGATGGTGGCCCTCATGGAGGCGCTGTGGCTGCGCACGCGCAACGAGCAGTGGCTCGTTGCCGCGAAGTTCTTCGGCAAGATCCTTCTCATCAACTTCGCCCTGGGAGTTGCCACCGGTCTTGTCCAGGAGTTCCAGTTCGGCATGAACTGGTCGGAGTACTCTCGCTTCGTCGGGAACATCTTTGGCGCTCCTCTGGCCTTCGAGGCCCTGCTGGCCTTCTTCATGGAGTCCACCTTCCTGGGGCTGTGGATCTTCGGCTGGGACCGCCTCTCCCCCAGGCTCCACAACCTGTGCATGTGGGCCGTCGCCGCAGGAACCAACTTCTCGGCGTTCTTCATCCTGGCGGCCAACTCCTGGATGCAGCACCCCGTGGGGACCGTCATCAACCCCGACACCGGCCGTGCCGAGCTCGACGGCCTCTCCGGCTTCGCCGCCGTGCTGTCCAACCCCATCCTGTGGACCACAGCCACCCACGTCATCACCTCGGCCTTCCTCGTCGCCGGCGCGGTGGTCCTGGGGGTCTCCGTGTGGTGGATGACCCGGGCCGCGCGCGCCGGCCAGGACTACGAGGCCCGCCACCTGTGGCGGCGCACCACCCGCCTGGGCGCCACCGTCATGCTTGTCGCGGGGCTGGCCACCGCGGTGTCAGGACACTTCCAGGGCCACCTGGTGACTGAGGAGCAGCCCGCCAAGATGGCGGCGGCGGAAGGGCTGTGCCATACCGAGTCCCGTGCGCCGTTTACCGCTGTCGCCTTCGGCGACTGCGACACCGGGATGACCCGGTTCATCTCGGTGCCCGGGGTCTACTCCTTCATGGCCACCAATGACGTCAACGCCGAGGTCACCGGCCTGGTCGACGCCCAGCAGATGTACAGCGACTACGTCCAGGCGCACGAGCCCGGCGCGGCAGAGACCGACTACACCCCCAACGTCATGATCACCTTCTGGTCCTTCCGCCTCATGATCGCACTGGGCATGGCCTCGGTGGGCATCGGTGCTCTCGCCCTGTGGCTGCTACGGTCCGACAGGCTGATCACCCGCCCCTGGCTGGGCAGGGCAGCGCTGTGGACGATGTGGCTTCCCTTCGTCGCCTGCTCCTTCGGCTGGATCTTCACCGAGATGGGGCGCCAGCCCTGGGTCATCGTGCCCAACCTGGCGGACCCTGTCTCCCAGGTGTACATGCGCACCGCTGACGGGGTCTCCACCGCCGCCTCGGCAGGCACCGTCCTGGCCTCGGTGACCATCTTCACCCTCTTGTACGCGGCACTGGGCGTGGTGTGGTTCATGCTGCTGCGACGCTACGTCCGTGAGGGCGTACGCACCCAGAGACCTCCGGCGGACCAGGAGCACGGCAGCGACGCGGCTGCACCGGCGCTCCTGTCCTTCGACTACTGA
- a CDS encoding Rne/Rng family ribonuclease, with product MARRTTTEDDHGDRRPQEASQGWATQSADHHTETATAPQETPAAGPQDKGNEEPPRLPVASLLFQAPDPSRARRRRRVTQQSAAPDPAPAASRRAAVALREGSGTQQQEPAEGRDSRDGQDSATGGTGGTAGSVGASASGTGSSSGPRRGRRRAAVEGRSPRDEEGMDDDTGSGTRADSARSARADDDGEQAEQAESGGSRRRRRGSRGRRSRLRTAPTDGVDAETADSSSRDSQDGSQGSGEASSREPGDTGQDVGREAAEEVADTSTDTSEDSVASVVPRRRRRSRTRTEPSRDARDEVTALKGSTRLEAKRQRRREGRASGRRRSVVTEAEFLARRESVDRQMIVRETDGLNQIAVLEDGLLVEHYVARHTQTSMVGNVYMGRVQNVLPSMEAAFVDLGRGRNAVLYAGEVDWEAADTAGRSRRIEDALSSGDTVLVQVTKDPIGHKGARLTSQVTLAGRYLVLVPGGSMTGISRKLPDTERSRLRKILQRVVPDSAGVIVRTAAEGASEEQLAADVARLVSQWEAIDKKVASVRKGSTKVPVLLKGEPELAVRVVRDVFNEDFRRLVVSGTGAWKTISGYVNELSPDLADRLERWTSPEDVFSAHRVDEQLSKGFDRKVWLPSGGTLVIDRTEAMTVIDVNTGRFTGAGGTLEETVTRNNLEAAEEIVRQLRLRDIGGMIVIDFVDMVLESNRDLVLRRLVECLGRDRTRHQVTEVTSLGLVQMTRKRVGQGLVEAFSTTCETCKGRGFIVHDAPVENQQVDMSASASRGAGKGRGRKGRDTGSGRDAVRASASGSKAAGRSAKESRQAGSSDQDQAGDPGQAAAEASAAVSVASQDKARSTARGALAQIAAATEQAHQAHADSGSSREDSGSSTNAAAGTRARRPRRRRVVTTEVTAPRPAPPAPGGTQTEGSDGTGSTGGTDSTGGTDSTS from the coding sequence ATGGCACGACGTACAACAACAGAAGACGACCACGGTGACCGCAGGCCGCAGGAGGCCTCCCAGGGGTGGGCGACGCAGTCGGCTGACCACCACACGGAGACGGCCACGGCGCCCCAGGAGACTCCTGCTGCGGGTCCTCAGGACAAGGGCAACGAGGAGCCGCCGCGCCTTCCGGTGGCCTCGCTGCTCTTTCAGGCCCCTGACCCCAGCCGGGCGCGCCGCCGAAGGAGGGTCACGCAGCAGTCCGCGGCACCAGACCCGGCTCCTGCCGCCTCCCGACGCGCCGCGGTCGCGCTGCGTGAGGGCTCCGGTACCCAGCAGCAGGAGCCGGCAGAGGGCAGAGATAGTAGAGACGGTCAGGACTCCGCCACAGGTGGTACTGGCGGGACCGCAGGCTCTGTGGGTGCGAGTGCCTCGGGGACGGGCTCCTCGTCTGGACCCAGGCGGGGCCGACGTCGCGCAGCCGTGGAGGGGCGGTCCCCTCGGGACGAGGAGGGGATGGACGACGACACGGGCAGCGGAACGCGCGCAGACAGTGCCCGTAGTGCCCGTGCTGACGACGACGGTGAGCAGGCCGAGCAGGCCGAGTCCGGTGGGAGCCGCAGACGTCGCCGTGGCAGCCGGGGGCGCCGCTCCCGATTACGCACCGCCCCTACTGACGGCGTCGACGCGGAGACGGCAGACTCAAGCAGCCGGGACAGTCAGGACGGCAGCCAGGGCAGCGGTGAGGCGTCGTCGCGGGAACCTGGTGACACCGGGCAGGACGTCGGCCGGGAGGCTGCCGAGGAGGTCGCGGACACCTCGACGGACACCTCGGAGGACTCAGTGGCGTCCGTGGTCCCACGCCGTCGCCGTCGCTCGCGCACGCGCACGGAGCCGAGCCGGGACGCCCGTGACGAGGTGACCGCGCTGAAGGGCTCCACCCGGCTGGAGGCCAAGCGTCAGCGCCGCCGCGAGGGACGGGCCTCTGGCCGTCGTCGCAGTGTCGTCACCGAGGCCGAGTTCCTGGCCCGCCGAGAGAGCGTGGACCGCCAGATGATCGTGCGTGAGACGGACGGTCTCAACCAGATCGCGGTCCTGGAGGACGGGCTGCTGGTGGAGCACTACGTAGCTCGCCATACCCAGACCTCCATGGTCGGCAACGTCTACATGGGTCGGGTCCAGAACGTGCTGCCCTCGATGGAGGCCGCGTTCGTCGACCTGGGCAGGGGGCGCAACGCCGTCCTCTACGCCGGCGAGGTCGACTGGGAGGCGGCCGACACCGCTGGTCGGTCCCGCCGTATCGAGGACGCCCTGTCCAGCGGGGACACGGTCCTGGTCCAGGTCACCAAGGACCCCATCGGGCACAAGGGGGCGCGGCTGACCAGCCAGGTCACCCTGGCCGGGCGCTACCTAGTCTTGGTCCCCGGGGGCAGCATGACCGGGATATCGCGCAAGCTTCCTGACACCGAGCGGTCCCGGCTGCGCAAGATCCTTCAGCGCGTGGTCCCCGACTCTGCGGGCGTGATCGTGCGGACCGCCGCCGAGGGTGCCTCGGAGGAGCAGCTGGCCGCCGACGTGGCCCGGCTGGTCTCCCAGTGGGAGGCGATCGACAAGAAAGTGGCCTCGGTGCGTAAGGGCAGCACCAAGGTCCCGGTACTTCTTAAGGGGGAGCCGGAGCTGGCGGTGCGAGTCGTGCGCGACGTCTTCAACGAGGACTTCCGCAGGCTGGTGGTCTCCGGGACCGGCGCCTGGAAGACGATATCCGGATACGTCAACGAGCTCAGCCCCGACCTGGCTGACCGCCTCGAGCGCTGGACGAGCCCGGAGGACGTCTTTAGCGCCCACCGTGTGGACGAGCAGCTGTCCAAGGGCTTCGACCGCAAGGTCTGGCTGCCCTCTGGCGGGACCCTGGTCATTGACCGCACCGAGGCGATGACCGTCATCGACGTCAACACCGGCCGGTTCACGGGGGCGGGCGGTACCCTGGAGGAGACGGTCACCCGCAACAACCTTGAGGCAGCCGAGGAGATCGTGCGGCAGCTGCGGCTGCGTGACATCGGCGGCATGATCGTCATCGACTTTGTCGACATGGTCCTGGAGTCCAACCGCGACCTGGTGCTGCGACGTCTTGTCGAGTGCCTGGGCCGGGACCGCACCCGGCACCAGGTCACTGAGGTCACCTCGCTCGGCCTGGTGCAGATGACCCGCAAGCGCGTGGGGCAGGGACTGGTCGAGGCATTCTCCACCACCTGCGAGACCTGCAAGGGTCGAGGCTTCATCGTGCACGACGCGCCCGTGGAGAACCAGCAGGTGGACATGTCCGCCTCTGCCTCGCGGGGCGCGGGCAAGGGGCGCGGACGCAAGGGTAGGGACACCGGGTCAGGCCGGGACGCCGTACGTGCGTCCGCCTCCGGCTCCAAGGCTGCGGGCAGGTCCGCCAAGGAGTCGAGGCAGGCCGGGTCCTCTGATCAGGACCAGGCTGGAGACCCGGGGCAGGCTGCCGCAGAGGCCTCTGCGGCAGTCTCTGTTGCCTCTCAGGACAAGGCGCGCTCCACTGCCCGCGGTGCCCTGGCCCAGATTGCGGCCGCCACCGAGCAGGCTCACCAGGCCCACGCAGACAGTGGAAGCAGCAGGGAGGACAGTGGGAGTAGTACTAATGCTGCGGCTGGGACTCGGGCCAGGAGGCCTCGACGGCGTCGGGTCGTGACCACCGAGGTAACTGCGCCGCGCCCAGCGCCCCCTGCGCCTGGTGGCACGCAGACTGAGGGCTCTGACGGCACTGGCAGTACAGGCGGTACTGACAGTACAGGCGGCACTGACAGCACTTCCTAG
- a CDS encoding 3-dehydro-L-gulonate-6-phosphate decarboxylase: MTPPRLQVALDTTDLVTALRCLGRCQPAVDVIEVGTVLLLAEGLRCVREIRALYPEATILADARIAEAGSVLSRQCFEAGADWVSCVAGASLTTVEQVVSVASDHGGEVQVELGEHYDHDRAAAWRERGVEHVIVHRSRDAEAAGSLSWGPRDLETVDDLAAMGFTVTVTGGVTPRELDVFSGHPVGVVIAGRAIVGAQDPLEAARQMREAMERVWDR; the protein is encoded by the coding sequence ATGACTCCTCCCCGGCTCCAGGTCGCCCTGGACACCACCGACCTGGTCACTGCGCTGCGCTGCCTGGGTCGGTGCCAGCCCGCGGTCGACGTCATCGAGGTGGGCACCGTGCTCCTGCTGGCCGAGGGGCTGCGCTGCGTACGTGAGATCCGCGCACTCTACCCGGAGGCCACCATCCTCGCCGACGCACGTATCGCCGAGGCGGGCTCGGTCCTGTCGCGCCAGTGCTTCGAGGCAGGGGCCGACTGGGTGTCCTGCGTGGCGGGCGCCTCTTTGACCACTGTGGAGCAGGTAGTCAGTGTCGCCTCCGACCACGGCGGTGAGGTCCAGGTCGAGCTGGGTGAGCACTACGACCACGACCGGGCCGCCGCCTGGCGCGAGCGCGGAGTCGAGCACGTCATCGTCCACCGCTCCCGCGACGCCGAGGCCGCCGGCTCGCTGTCCTGGGGGCCGAGGGACCTGGAGACCGTGGACGACCTGGCTGCCATGGGCTTCACCGTGACGGTCACCGGCGGGGTCACGCCCCGCGAGCTCGACGTCTTCTCGGGGCACCCGGTCGGTGTGGTCATCGCGGGCCGGGCGATCGTGGGCGCGCAGGACCCGTTGGAGGCCGCCCGGCAGATGCGTGAGGCTATGGAGAGGGTGTGGGACCGGTGA